Proteins from one Neodiprion fabricii isolate iyNeoFabr1 chromosome 5, iyNeoFabr1.1, whole genome shotgun sequence genomic window:
- the LOC124183929 gene encoding alaserpin-like isoform X1, which translates to MTMPMLGFVTLTLLLTNCLCNVASSQFVEMASDEEDQENIFNQMSKSNDKFTTRFYSMVAPKVGGNTVCSPLSAHMILSILTYGARGKTAEELRSALYLLSDDSLTQNGFKSLLQSLNNATGLEISLANAIYIQEGITLMPEFLSMNSKYFDSDTPRVDFKNSVESTRQINSWVENQTNNRIKNLLSADAVDEWTKIIMINAVYFKGNWANKFNTEYTENRPFYITKDTKRHIPTMYTKSEYAYAELEELNARAIRLPYSNDDFSMLIILPNEIEGLQNLEQNFNRGSIESTYWRSGKVELFLPKFKVESTINLEEILQEMGIKQVFTDFADLSGISQAPLKVGHVLQKAFIEVNEEGSEAAAATLVQIRCRRMASPPKVFDVNRPFMFAIQHKPSKIPIFVGSIRDLQMLPTKDEL; encoded by the exons ATGACAATGCCAATGCTCGGTTTCGTCACCTTAACCCTTTTATTGACCAACTGTCTCTGTAATGTAGCGTCTTCACAGTTCGTCGAAATGGCATCTGACGAGGAGGaccaagaaaatatatttaaccAGATGTCCAAATCCAACGATAAATTTACCACTAGATTTTATTCG atggTTGCACCCAAAGTTGGAGGCAATACTGTCTGTTCTCCGCTAAGCGCTCACATGATTCTATCTATATTGACGTACGGAGCACGAGGGAAAACTGCGGAGGAATTGAGAAGCGCTCTTTACCTACTCAGCGACGACTCTCTGACCCAGAACGGATTCAAGTCCCTTCTACAGTCGTTGAAT aATGCTACAGGGCTTGAAATCAGTTTGGCAAACGCAATTTATATTCAGGAGGGTATAACTCTGATGCCTGAATTTTTGTCTATGAATTCGAAATACTTTGATTCAGATACACCAAGGGTTGACTTCAAGAACAGTGTGGAGTCCACTCGACAGATAAATTCTTGGGTTGAAAATCAAACCAACAACAGAATCAAGAACTTATTGTCTGCTG ATGCAGTGGATGAATGGactaaaataataatgataaacgCTGTGTACTTCAAAGGGAACTGGGCGAACAAATTTAACACCGAATACACAGAGAATAGACCATTTTATATAACAAAAGATACTAAAAGACACATTCCTACTATGTATACAAAGTCTGAGTATGCTTACGCAGAGTTAGAAGAATTGAATGCCAGAGCAATTCGACTTCCATACTCA AACGATGACTTCAGTATGCTCATTATACTGCCGAACGAAATTGAAGGGCTGCAGAATTtagaacaaaatttcaatcgaggAAGTATTGAAAGTACTTATTGGAGATCGGGCAAAGTAGAGTTGTTCTTACCCAAGTTCAAAGTCGAATCCACAATAAATcttgaagaaattttacaagag ATGGGGATAAAGCAGGTATTTACCGATTTTGCAGACTTGAGTGGGATTTCACAAGCCCCGTTAAAGGTTGGGCACGTCCTTCAGAAAGCATTTATTGAGGTCAACGAGGAGGGATCTGAAGCTGCCGCAGCTACCT TGGTTCAAATAAGATGCAGAAGAATGGCGAGTCCGCCGAAAGTCTTCGATGTCAACAGACCATTCATGTTCGCTATTCAACATAAGCCGAGTAAAATTCCGATATTCGTTGGCAGTATTAGAGATTTACAGATGCTTCCAACAAAAGACGAATTGTAA
- the LOC124183929 gene encoding alaserpin-like isoform X2, with amino-acid sequence MASDEEDQENIFNQMSKSNDKFTTRFYSMVAPKVGGNTVCSPLSAHMILSILTYGARGKTAEELRSALYLLSDDSLTQNGFKSLLQSLNNATGLEISLANAIYIQEGITLMPEFLSMNSKYFDSDTPRVDFKNSVESTRQINSWVENQTNNRIKNLLSADAVDEWTKIIMINAVYFKGNWANKFNTEYTENRPFYITKDTKRHIPTMYTKSEYAYAELEELNARAIRLPYSNDDFSMLIILPNEIEGLQNLEQNFNRGSIESTYWRSGKVELFLPKFKVESTINLEEILQEMGIKQVFTDFADLSGISQAPLKVGHVLQKAFIEVNEEGSEAAAATLVQIRCRRMASPPKVFDVNRPFMFAIQHKPSKIPIFVGSIRDLQMLPTKDEL; translated from the exons ATGGCATCTGACGAGGAGGaccaagaaaatatatttaaccAGATGTCCAAATCCAACGATAAATTTACCACTAGATTTTATTCG atggTTGCACCCAAAGTTGGAGGCAATACTGTCTGTTCTCCGCTAAGCGCTCACATGATTCTATCTATATTGACGTACGGAGCACGAGGGAAAACTGCGGAGGAATTGAGAAGCGCTCTTTACCTACTCAGCGACGACTCTCTGACCCAGAACGGATTCAAGTCCCTTCTACAGTCGTTGAAT aATGCTACAGGGCTTGAAATCAGTTTGGCAAACGCAATTTATATTCAGGAGGGTATAACTCTGATGCCTGAATTTTTGTCTATGAATTCGAAATACTTTGATTCAGATACACCAAGGGTTGACTTCAAGAACAGTGTGGAGTCCACTCGACAGATAAATTCTTGGGTTGAAAATCAAACCAACAACAGAATCAAGAACTTATTGTCTGCTG ATGCAGTGGATGAATGGactaaaataataatgataaacgCTGTGTACTTCAAAGGGAACTGGGCGAACAAATTTAACACCGAATACACAGAGAATAGACCATTTTATATAACAAAAGATACTAAAAGACACATTCCTACTATGTATACAAAGTCTGAGTATGCTTACGCAGAGTTAGAAGAATTGAATGCCAGAGCAATTCGACTTCCATACTCA AACGATGACTTCAGTATGCTCATTATACTGCCGAACGAAATTGAAGGGCTGCAGAATTtagaacaaaatttcaatcgaggAAGTATTGAAAGTACTTATTGGAGATCGGGCAAAGTAGAGTTGTTCTTACCCAAGTTCAAAGTCGAATCCACAATAAATcttgaagaaattttacaagag ATGGGGATAAAGCAGGTATTTACCGATTTTGCAGACTTGAGTGGGATTTCACAAGCCCCGTTAAAGGTTGGGCACGTCCTTCAGAAAGCATTTATTGAGGTCAACGAGGAGGGATCTGAAGCTGCCGCAGCTACCT TGGTTCAAATAAGATGCAGAAGAATGGCGAGTCCGCCGAAAGTCTTCGATGTCAACAGACCATTCATGTTCGCTATTCAACATAAGCCGAGTAAAATTCCGATATTCGTTGGCAGTATTAGAGATTTACAGATGCTTCCAACAAAAGACGAATTGTAA
- the LOC124183925 gene encoding uncharacterized protein LOC124183925 yields MEEYIRVEVVPEILKYYNKTNSKVDKYELRSLQGELNSFNSCLYDLNLSISGNEDYSFLLKTIVDDLERQKLSESRIQFTNEAHIYNVVVPIFKKLMFQKNVKFVPDVPYALIKDVRSKEKLDPLDGIIVVENLVKQGYKVAPGKTLDMEHCVVAVEQLGRWHALSLAMKELNSEQFHQEVLSGFEESTWSRKSGVQVRETITICLKRLFKYANYPKNSKTYEAMKTLERENEDLLQYVEKLIMSSRKSKLSVLCHGEYAQSNLLYKYGKNETPISVIPVDYQLTRFASPAFDLSHFFYLNTSREIQEKYFLDLMKKYHASLVSTMSEILTYNKSPKDISAVLPSLDSILEDYHQYGAYGLIYALFFVPWMMGTEEEFVNINKAGQSGNRMSAEFSNAVWAIGGEAGTNAVLEIFDTAIALHKVNI; encoded by the exons ATGGAGGAATACATTCGCGTTGAAGTTGTGCCAGAAATATTGAAGTACTACAACAAAACCAATAGCAAAGTTGATAAATACGAGCTGCGATCTCTGCAAGGAGAGTTAAATAGTTTCAACTCATGTTTGTATGATTTGAATTTAAGTATTTCGGGAAATGAAGATTATTCTTTCTTACTCAAAACTATAGTAGACGACTTGGAAAGACAAAAGTTATCAGAGAGTCGCATACAATTCACCAACGAAGCTCACATTTACAATGTCGTAGTGCCAATATTCAAAAAActaatgtttcaaaaaaatgtcaagttCGTACCAGACGTTCCTTACGCTCTGATCAAAGACGTGAGATCAAAAGAGAAACTGGACCCCCTAGATGGTATCATCGTCGtagaaaatttggtaaaacaAGGATACAAAGTGGCGCCGGGGAAAACTCTTGATATGGAACATTGTGTCGTTGCAGTGGAACAATTGGGAAG ATGGCACGCGTTGTCTTTAGCCATGAAAGAGCTAAATTCAGAACAATTTCATCAAGAAGTATTATCTGGATTTGAAGAATCTACCTGGAGCAGGAAATCCGGTGTCCAAGTTCGTGAAACAATAACCATTTGTTTGAAAAGACTTTTCAAGTATGCaaattatccaaaaaattcaaagacttACGAAGCAATGAAGACACTGGAGAGGGAGAACGAGGATCTTTTACAATACGTGGAGAAGCTCATTATGAGTAGCAGAAAGTCAAAATTGAGCGTTTTATGCCACGGTGAATACGCTCAAAGTAATCTGCTCTACAAGTacggtaaaaatgaaacaccGATAAGCGTAATTCCAGTCGATTACCAGCTGACTCGTTTCGCCTCACCAGCTTTCGACTTGTCACACTTCTTTTATCTGAATACCAGTCGcgaaatacaagaaaaatatttcctcgacctaatgaaaaaatatcacgcaTCTTTGGTATCGACGATGAGCGAAATTCTGACATACAATAAATCGCCCAAGGATATATCTGCCGTACTTCCATCGCTGGACTCTATTTTAGAAGACTATCACCAGTACGGTGCCTACGGTTTGATTTATGCACTATTTTTTGTCCCATGGATGATGGGTACCGAAGAGGAATTTGTCAACATAAATAAGGCTGGACAATCGGGCAACAGAATGAGCgcagaattttcaaacgctGTATGGGCTATTGGAGGTGAAGCTGGGACAAATGcggtgcttgaaatttttgacacaGCTATAGCGTTGCACAAAGTAAACATATAA
- the LOC124183923 gene encoding uncharacterized protein LOC124183923, producing the protein MEEYIRVEVLPDIFTYYEKTDYKLVNFELQPLESDIHGFSSNLLDLNLSILVKKDGILAEEAYSLLVKCIKDDCIRQKLLESWTQFSNETQLYRTICPIFKKLIDFKLFPDCPYAVFKKVTSKENMAPTDGIVILENLTKEGYKLAQQKILDMGHCVSALEHLGRWHALSLISKELHPEQFNDQILTGLKECTWTEKSGATVRQIIAMCVTRLFNNAKYEENPQTYKAMKILERHIENMREYMETLIARSSKSKLSVVCHGDYCRNNILFKYDENERPASAIAIDYQYLRFGSVALDLSYFIYMNADKEVRENSLTELITKYHVSLVSTMKEVLISETKRNNPNAKSLVLPSLDSILEDFRQFGVFGLIYGISFMPSKMGTEEEMKQLVELITNPKGTELRNAIYSVGGDAGTNTIIQMFETAVTLDQVIIE; encoded by the exons ATGGAAGAATACATTCGCGTTGAGGTGCTGCCAGACATTTTTACATACTATGAAAAAACTGATTATAAACTTGTCAACTTTGAGCTACAGCCGTTGGAATCGGATATACACGGTTTCTCCTCAAATTTACTTGATTTGAACTTGAGTATCCTGGTGAAAAAAGATGGAATTCTGGCAGAAGAAGCTTACTCCCTGCTCGTAAAATGTATAAAGGACGATTGCATAAGGCAAAAACTATTAGAGAGTTGGACTCAATTCTCCAATGAAACCCAACTTTACCGTACCATCTGTCCAATATTCAAGAAACTGATTGATTTCAAGTTATTCCCAGATTGTCCTTACGCTGTGTTTAAAAAGGTTACGTCGAAAGAGAATATGGCTCCGACAGATGGTATTGTGATCCTAGAGAATTTGACGAAAGAAGGGTATAAATTAGCGCAgcaaaaaattcttgataTGGGACACTGTGTAAGCGCATTGGAACACCTGGGCAG ATGGCACGCACTGTCTCTAATTAGTAAAGAACTGCATCCGGAACAGTTTAATGACCAAATACTGACTGGACTTAAAGAATGTACCTGGACTGAAAAATCAGGTGCCACAGTTCGTCAAATTATTGCCATGTGTGTAACGCGACTATTCAACAATGcgaaatatgaagaaaatcCGCAAACCTACAAAGCAATGAAAATACTGGAAAGACATATAGAAAATATGAGAGAGTACATGGAAACACTTATAGCGAGAAGTAGCAAATCCAAATTGAGTGTCGTATGCCACGGTGATTACTGCCGAAATAATATTCTCTTCAAATacgatgaaaatgaaagacCAGCGAGCGCAATTGCAATTGACTATCAGTATCTACGTTTTGGATCAGTAGCTCTCGACttgtcatattttatttacatgaaTGCGGATAAAGAAGTACGTGAAAATTCTTTGACGGAACTGATAACGAAGTATCATGTGTCTTTAGTATCAACGATGAAAGAAGTTTTGATATcggaaacaaaaagaaacaatcCCAATGCGAAGTCTTTGGTACTACCATCGCTGGATTCAATTTTAGAAGACTTTCGCCAATTCGGTGTCTTTGGCTTGATTTATGGAATTTCTTTTATGCCAAGCAAAATGGGTActgaagaagaaatgaaacaattaGTCGAATTAATTACGAACCCGAAAGGCACTGAATTACGTAATGCGATTTATTCTGTCGGAGGTGACGCCGGCACAAACACGATAATTCAAATGTTCGAAACAGCTGTTACACTGGATCAAGTTATTATAGAATGA
- the LOC124183919 gene encoding X-ray repair cross-complementing protein 6 isoform X2 — translation MFEIDPEHKISYFSQCLEAYKNILAEKLSWNKTDWMGIILMGTNKWDQDPEIKHVFTWLTFKEVSIDQMTKIDEALLNVDKFHDDVGSSTEYPLYDALWHATRCFNAVKITMPFRHIVLLTRSDNPYANDHMEKHRIRLKVDDCSNMNIRFSVVGLGKKWNPSHFFDELEVHSGKFDKAEDYERTLLTDLEEEIKHASRITAKLQWTLGNGVKLGVSVSTITAKTKFPRQIRLSKVNNEPLDAYSYYRKAEAGYSEDEEDTDENEESIGEKVVLSENVYNYQEFGGRSIRFSLQESSKLSNSREPGITLLGFKPISKLDLSHHLEAPNFVTYNESQLQGSKALFAALLNQCDAKDVMAICVVTLRSRSPSYLYALIPSVTLTGFYAYKLPFAENVRDFSSVLSQYYYNDTDNKCPINNETVDLCYNFIKKTSIKYDPVVFKNPKLHTELAHIESLAMDKDSCEIPFDTTIPDKEAASHRLGQFRVLFKNEVDSHGETKNTNKRTLNFEELVQAKQVKSCTVAELKDYLKSVGKNPVGRKNDLVDQVYSLFT, via the exons ATGTTCGAAATTGATCCGGAACATAAAATATCGTATTTTTCGCAGTGTCTTGAG gcatacaaaaatatattggcAGAAAAATTGTCATGGAACAAAACCGATTGGATGGGTATTATATTGATGGGTACAAATAAGTGGGACCAGGATCCAGAAATCAAACATGTTTTCACCTGGCTAACTTTCAAGGAAGTTTCTATAGATCAAATGACAAAGATCGATGAAGCTT TATTGAATGTAGATAAGTTTCACGATGATGTAGGCTCCTCGACAGAATATCCACTTTATGATGCATTGTGGCATGCTACCCGATGTTTTAATGCAGTCAAAATTACAATGCCATTCCGGCATATCGTACTGCTTACACGTTCCGATAATCCGTATGCCAATGATCACATGGAAAAGCATCGTATCAGATTAAAAGTGGATGATTGTTCTAATATGAATATACGCTTCTCAGTCGTTGGATTGGGAAAGAAATGGAATCCGTCACATTTTTTTGACGAATTAGAAGTACACTCtggaaaatttgacaaagCTGAAGATTATGAAAGAACATTATTGACTGATTTGGAAGAGGAAATTAAACACGCATCCAGAATTACTGCTAAACTTCAGTGGACTCTTGGAAATGGTGTCAAATTAGGAGTATCTGTCAGCACTATCACGGC gaaaacaaaatttcccAGGCAAATACGATTGAGTAAAGTTAATAATGAGCCATTGGATGCATATTCCTATTACAGAAAAGCTGAGGCAGGTTACTCAGAG GACGAGGAAGATACAGACGAAAATGAAGAGTCTATCGGAGAGAAAGTAGTTCTTTCTGAAAATGTCTACAATTACCAAGAGTTTGGTGGACGATCTATCAGATTTTCACTGCAAGAATCGTCGAAACTGAGTAATTCACGTGAACCAGGGATCACTTTGCTTGGTTTTAAACCGATAAGTAAATTGGATCTTTCGCATCATTTAGAAGCACCAAACTTTGTCACCTACAACGAATCGCAACTTCAAG GTAGCAAAGCTTTGTTTGCTGCATTGCTGAACCAGTGCGATGCCAAAGATGTAATGGCTATTTGTGTGGTAACATTACGTAGTCGATCACCGTCTTACTTGTATGCGTTGATACCGTCTGTCACATTGACCGGCTTTTATGCGTACAAATTACCATTCGCAG AGAATGTACGAGATTTTTCTTCAGTACTGTCCCAGTATTACTATAATGACACAGACAATAAATGTCCAATAAACAATGAAACGGTGGATCTTTGTTATAactttatcaaaaaaacaTCCATAAAATACGATCCTGTTGTGTTTAAAAATCCTAAGTTGCACACAGAATTGGCTCACATTGAATCATTGGCAATGGACAAAGATTCCTGCGAGATCCCGTTCGATACCACGA TACCTGACAAAGAAGCTGCTAGTCATAGGTTGGGTCAATTTAGAgttctttttaaaaatgaagtgGACAGCCATGGCGAAACGAAGAATACTAATAAGAGAACATTAAATTTCGAAGAGCTTGTACAAGCTAAACAA GTGAAGAGTTGTACGGTAGCGGAACTGAAAGACTACCTGAAGAGCGTTGGTAAAAATCCAGTTGGTAGAAagaacgacttagtagatcaGGTGTACAGTTTATTCACTTAA
- the LOC124183919 gene encoding X-ray repair cross-complementing protein 6 isoform X1 codes for MYSVINIGCETNLFYRYRYNNKLHIENLPESEESKINYCSRDGVIFIIDATKEMFEIDPEHKISYFSQCLEAYKNILAEKLSWNKTDWMGIILMGTNKWDQDPEIKHVFTWLTFKEVSIDQMTKIDEALLNVDKFHDDVGSSTEYPLYDALWHATRCFNAVKITMPFRHIVLLTRSDNPYANDHMEKHRIRLKVDDCSNMNIRFSVVGLGKKWNPSHFFDELEVHSGKFDKAEDYERTLLTDLEEEIKHASRITAKLQWTLGNGVKLGVSVSTITAKTKFPRQIRLSKVNNEPLDAYSYYRKAEAGYSEDEEDTDENEESIGEKVVLSENVYNYQEFGGRSIRFSLQESSKLSNSREPGITLLGFKPISKLDLSHHLEAPNFVTYNESQLQGSKALFAALLNQCDAKDVMAICVVTLRSRSPSYLYALIPSVTLTGFYAYKLPFAENVRDFSSVLSQYYYNDTDNKCPINNETVDLCYNFIKKTSIKYDPVVFKNPKLHTELAHIESLAMDKDSCEIPFDTTIPDKEAASHRLGQFRVLFKNEVDSHGETKNTNKRTLNFEELVQAKQVKSCTVAELKDYLKSVGKNPVGRKNDLVDQVYSLFT; via the exons ATGTATTCGGTAATCAATATAGGATGTGAAACTAACCTGTTTTACCGCTACAGATACAACAACAAG TTGCACATCGAAAATCTGCCGGAATCCGAAgaatcgaaaataaattattgttctCGAGACGGGGTTATATTCATCATCGACGCTACGAAAGAGATGTTCGAAATTGATCCGGAACATAAAATATCGTATTTTTCGCAGTGTCTTGAG gcatacaaaaatatattggcAGAAAAATTGTCATGGAACAAAACCGATTGGATGGGTATTATATTGATGGGTACAAATAAGTGGGACCAGGATCCAGAAATCAAACATGTTTTCACCTGGCTAACTTTCAAGGAAGTTTCTATAGATCAAATGACAAAGATCGATGAAGCTT TATTGAATGTAGATAAGTTTCACGATGATGTAGGCTCCTCGACAGAATATCCACTTTATGATGCATTGTGGCATGCTACCCGATGTTTTAATGCAGTCAAAATTACAATGCCATTCCGGCATATCGTACTGCTTACACGTTCCGATAATCCGTATGCCAATGATCACATGGAAAAGCATCGTATCAGATTAAAAGTGGATGATTGTTCTAATATGAATATACGCTTCTCAGTCGTTGGATTGGGAAAGAAATGGAATCCGTCACATTTTTTTGACGAATTAGAAGTACACTCtggaaaatttgacaaagCTGAAGATTATGAAAGAACATTATTGACTGATTTGGAAGAGGAAATTAAACACGCATCCAGAATTACTGCTAAACTTCAGTGGACTCTTGGAAATGGTGTCAAATTAGGAGTATCTGTCAGCACTATCACGGC gaaaacaaaatttcccAGGCAAATACGATTGAGTAAAGTTAATAATGAGCCATTGGATGCATATTCCTATTACAGAAAAGCTGAGGCAGGTTACTCAGAG GACGAGGAAGATACAGACGAAAATGAAGAGTCTATCGGAGAGAAAGTAGTTCTTTCTGAAAATGTCTACAATTACCAAGAGTTTGGTGGACGATCTATCAGATTTTCACTGCAAGAATCGTCGAAACTGAGTAATTCACGTGAACCAGGGATCACTTTGCTTGGTTTTAAACCGATAAGTAAATTGGATCTTTCGCATCATTTAGAAGCACCAAACTTTGTCACCTACAACGAATCGCAACTTCAAG GTAGCAAAGCTTTGTTTGCTGCATTGCTGAACCAGTGCGATGCCAAAGATGTAATGGCTATTTGTGTGGTAACATTACGTAGTCGATCACCGTCTTACTTGTATGCGTTGATACCGTCTGTCACATTGACCGGCTTTTATGCGTACAAATTACCATTCGCAG AGAATGTACGAGATTTTTCTTCAGTACTGTCCCAGTATTACTATAATGACACAGACAATAAATGTCCAATAAACAATGAAACGGTGGATCTTTGTTATAactttatcaaaaaaacaTCCATAAAATACGATCCTGTTGTGTTTAAAAATCCTAAGTTGCACACAGAATTGGCTCACATTGAATCATTGGCAATGGACAAAGATTCCTGCGAGATCCCGTTCGATACCACGA TACCTGACAAAGAAGCTGCTAGTCATAGGTTGGGTCAATTTAGAgttctttttaaaaatgaagtgGACAGCCATGGCGAAACGAAGAATACTAATAAGAGAACATTAAATTTCGAAGAGCTTGTACAAGCTAAACAA GTGAAGAGTTGTACGGTAGCGGAACTGAAAGACTACCTGAAGAGCGTTGGTAAAAATCCAGTTGGTAGAAagaacgacttagtagatcaGGTGTACAGTTTATTCACTTAA
- the LOC124183937 gene encoding uncharacterized protein LOC124183937, with the protein MMRIFGKSTIQKVQRTILTRPYSPQAGSRSSSNPSASAANVPGLSKNCVDIPNNPVGPNASKNGEYKNPEYFCYNVTSFAEAEVEMAKFRLPAPSNKKKSK; encoded by the exons ATGATGCGGATTTTCGGAAAATCTACAATTCAG AAAGTTCAGCGAACAATTCTGACTCGACCCTACAGTCCGCAGGCTGGGTCTCGGAGCAGTAGCAATCCATCCGCATCCGCGGCTAATGTACCTGGTCTTAGCAAAAACTGCGTAgatattccaaataatc CGGTTGGACCAAATGCTTCAAAAAATGGTGAATACAAAAATCCTGAGTACTTCTGTTACAATGTGACCAGTTTTGCGGAGGCAGAAGTTGAAATGGCCAAATTTCGACTACCAGCTCCATCGAATAAGAAGAAGTCTAAGTAA